A window of the Halopseudomonas phragmitis genome harbors these coding sequences:
- a CDS encoding FAD-dependent oxidoreductase: MTELNFDLIVVGCGAAGLSAAVSAAEQGLKVAVLERSVPEERGGQTRWTEAYLRMQSHDQVTDDFDAFLAENSGFYQDPDFVAESLRERSDWSVQARSLAAIDANVIGTFADSVPDTINWLKEQGVRFDFLPTQFLTSTQPRLLPVGGGEAIVECLAARAEALGAEFFYETTARALITSGLNQVCGLHAWSAERGELRFHGAVTLACGGFEGNLEMLSRYMGPKAAFMRPVCKGGYYNRGEGIQMALDIGAAGAGEFGNFHAEPVDPRSGISEPSIFIFPYGVLVNREGKRFTDEAPGTVDAWYERVTRKILAQTDGIAWVILDQKVKDIPNYRLGIRTDQPAIEGNSFGELAQRLELPVDQFNQTMAEYNAACRPGTWKPLELDGLATQGLSPAKSNWALPVDQGPFMAYPIISANVFTFGGLKIDEHARVVSVDGAPITNLYAAGETAAMYFGNYCGGTSVLRGLVFGRRAGQTAAQVTA, translated from the coding sequence ATGACTGAACTGAATTTCGATCTGATAGTAGTGGGCTGCGGTGCGGCAGGTCTGTCGGCAGCAGTATCGGCGGCTGAGCAGGGTCTCAAGGTTGCCGTTCTGGAGCGCTCGGTACCCGAGGAACGCGGTGGTCAGACGCGCTGGACCGAAGCCTACCTGCGGATGCAGAGTCATGACCAGGTCACTGACGATTTCGACGCCTTCCTCGCGGAAAATTCCGGTTTTTACCAGGACCCGGATTTCGTAGCTGAAAGCCTACGTGAGCGCTCGGACTGGTCGGTCCAGGCACGCAGCCTGGCTGCTATCGATGCTAACGTAATCGGCACCTTTGCCGACAGCGTGCCTGACACCATCAACTGGCTGAAAGAGCAGGGGGTACGTTTTGATTTCCTGCCTACCCAGTTTCTGACCAGTACCCAGCCGCGCCTGCTACCGGTCGGTGGTGGTGAGGCCATCGTCGAATGTTTGGCTGCGCGAGCAGAAGCGCTGGGGGCTGAGTTCTTCTATGAAACTACTGCCCGAGCACTGATCACCAGTGGCTTGAACCAGGTCTGTGGTCTGCATGCCTGGTCAGCCGAACGTGGCGAGTTGCGTTTTCACGGCGCAGTCACTCTGGCCTGCGGCGGGTTTGAAGGCAACCTGGAAATGCTCAGCCGCTACATGGGGCCCAAGGCTGCTTTCATGCGCCCGGTCTGCAAGGGGGGGTATTACAACCGCGGCGAAGGCATTCAGATGGCCCTGGATATCGGCGCAGCAGGGGCGGGCGAGTTCGGTAACTTTCATGCTGAACCGGTAGACCCTCGCTCTGGGATTTCCGAACCATCGATCTTTATCTTTCCCTATGGCGTGCTGGTCAACCGCGAAGGTAAGCGCTTTACCGATGAAGCACCCGGTACGGTGGATGCCTGGTATGAGCGGGTAACACGCAAGATTCTGGCCCAGACCGACGGTATCGCTTGGGTAATCCTGGACCAGAAGGTTAAGGATATTCCCAATTATCGGCTGGGCATTCGCACCGATCAGCCAGCGATTGAAGGCAACTCGTTCGGTGAACTGGCTCAGCGTCTGGAGCTGCCTGTTGATCAGTTCAACCAAACCATGGCCGAGTACAACGCTGCTTGCCGCCCAGGCACCTGGAAACCGCTGGAGCTGGACGGTCTTGCGACCCAGGGGTTGAGCCCGGCAAAAAGCAACTGGGCGCTACCCGTTGATCAGGGGCCGTTCATGGCTTACCCGATCATTTCGGCCAATGTCTTTACCTTTGGCGGCCTGAAGATCGATGAGCATGCCCGGGTGGTAAGCGTCGACGGCGCACCGATTACCAATCTGTATGCCGCGGGCGAAACTGCTGCGATGTATTTCGGCAACTACTGTGGCGGCACCTCGGTACTGCGTGGTCTGGTCTTTGGCCGCCGTGCTGGTCAGACCGCTGCACAGGTGACGGCATGA